Part of the Alkaliphilus flagellatus genome, ACTACCAAGCTTAAATCCCATTTCTGTTCCGTGTAAAATTCCATTTTCCTTTGGAGCTTTACTAGTATCTATATTTGTTTCTCTATATGTATTAGTGTAGGATTCTTCAAAGGCAATTTTATAACCTAATAAGAAACCTTCTGCATATTTATCTGCATCATTATTTAATGAATGTTCTCTTCTAATAGATGCTTCTGATGGTATTTGATTTCGCCAATCATTAACTTTGCCTTCATAGTAATCCTTCTTACCATAAATTTCACCATCTATAATTCCAAATATCTTACCATGTTCTAATCCTATCTCATATGTGGTTTTCTTTACATTACCACTAAAGTTTTTATAACCATTTTCATAACCTAATTTAAATTCTTCTCTAAATCCTTTAAGAAAATTAAATCGGTATGTTGCAGTTTCTTGCTTTAAATTATAATCGTCTATAACTATTTTTTCTTCTTCAGCATGTGCTTTTTGCCAATTATTCCTTTTTCCATTAATATAGTCCTTTTGTCCATATATCTGCCCACTGGATCTTCCAACAGCTTTCCCTTCATTGTACGCCCTATCTTCTAAAGTTATAGCTTGGACATCTATTGAAGTAGTTATGGATTGAATTAAAATCATAACTAAAACAATTAATATCACTTTAGTTTTTTTCAAAGGAATCCCCCTTTATACTCATCATAAGTAGTCTGTCTTCTATTAAGCATTAAGTTTTACATATTAATAACTTTTGTCAAATTTTAATTTGATTAGGATTCTTAATGTAGTTATGCTTCATAATAAATCCTTTACTATAATCATTATAAAAATCTTTACTTATATTAAAAAAATTATATTATCTTTTTTACATAATATTCAATATACTAATTAGAATTAATATGATTATCCTTTTCATAACTGTGATGCAATGTATTTCTATAAGCAACTTCCATATTATCTAGTAAGAATACTCCATTGATCTTACTTTCAGGATTATTACTTTGTACATATATACGTTGTATTTGAGCAGGATAAGTTACTTCTTCAGGCAACTTAGCTTCTAAAGTACTCCAATATATCCAATCAATTTTATCTGCTAATAAAATATTATATTCCTTTCCTACTGCATCCTTTAGAACAAAACCTATTTTATGGTCATTTTTTTCGTAAGAATAAACTGAAATAGAAATATACTCTGGCTGTATAGATATTGATGGCTTTATATTATCAAAAACAACATTTGCAATATTATTTCCTCTTTGCATTAAAAAATCATATTGTAGCTTAATAGAATAATTGCCCTGTTTTTTATTGGTATCTCTGCTAACATTTCCGTCGACTTCCCTTGGATTACCTACAAAGAACATGTCTAAACTTTCAAAACCTTCCAAAAGAGTTTTCTTAATATCTTCTATAGCTATATTATCTTGAGGGGCAAACATATCTTGATTTTGATTATAATTTGGTTGAGCATTAATCTCATCATTGCCTAAGTAATCAAATAATTCATCAATATAACCTTCAAAAGGATCAAAGGGATTTTGCTTTGAATATGAGTTTTCTTCAATTATACTACTGCTTAATTTTTTTACACCTAAAGAAGGAATACTGTAAAAGTCTAGTACTACATTTCCTGATACTTGGCCTTCGCCATTATTTAAAATATTAATATCTTTAATTAATATCTTTTTATTATTTTGTCTTATCTGCCTTAAAAAGTCTAACAACGATTCATAGTATCCACTAAATGGTATTGATGCAGATATTGCATTTAATTCAGTACTTCCTAATTGTTCAGTCCTGTAATCTGAAAATCCAACACCTGTTATTTCTAATTCTGTATTGTTGATAAAACTATCTAATAAAAGTATGAGAGTAGATTGTTCTAAAGATGTAAAGTAACCTTTAGAGTAACCTTCTACATTTTTTAAATGTTTTTCATATATATTCTTCAAATCGCTTAATGCATCTGTAGCGTGATTGTCTTCAGCAATTATTGATTCATAGTCTTTAATTCCACTTTTCAGATATTTGATTTTTAAAATTTGAGGATTAATAATAAAATTTATATACCCATAAATGAATATTATACCTGCTAGAACTCCAAGCATGTTTTTTTCTCTTTTAGTTAGTTTCATCATCAATCCCACCTTTTATTTGAAAAGAGATTGTAAATACATAACCTACAGTATTCGTAGAAATATTAGAAATAAATATATTCTCAAAATAAGTAAGTTCTCTTAGATTATGTTCAAATTCTGCTATAGATGCATTGTTTTTTGCAATGCCAGTAATTTGTATCGAGTTTTGACTAATATTAATATTTTGAAAAAACATCTCTTCAGGTACTCTATCAGTAATTGTTTGTAAAAATAGATCATTTATTATATCAATTTTTATCATTTCACTATCTATAGACTCTAAAGTTTTATAGTAATCCTCGAGTTCTTGTATTTGTTTTTTCTCATTGCTTATTTTTTTCATTTCTTCTTGAAGCTCTTCAGAATTTACTATAGCACTTACAAGCATAGTTTGATCTCTCATTCTTTTTATAATTAATTGGTTAACTATTGGTGTAATAATCAAAGCAAGAATAACAATAAAAATAGGAATGTATATAACTAATTGTCTCTTTGATAGCTGATTTTGTTTTGTTAAATATGGTTCAAAAAAGTTAAAATCTCTCATATTTACACCTGCTTACTTTCTAATTATTGCACCTATTGCATTAAGAAATGTAGTTATTGAAATATTTTTTATATCATTATTCTTAATATATATATAGCTTATATCATCTATACTTTCTGTAGGAATATCAAAAAATAACTCAAAATATTTAGTAATATTTTTTAAATTAGCATGTCCACCACATAGGTATATTTTACTAACTTTGTTTTCTGGACTTCTACTAGTATAAAACTTGAAGATTCTTTGTATTTCATCTAACCAATTATCTATGCAACCACTGATAACTTCTTCTATTGCAATGTATAAAGATGAAGTACTATCATCTTTAAATGTACTCTGTTCTAATTTTATTCTCTGTGCTTCTTCTAATGAAAAATTAAAGTTATTGGCTATATTTAAATCAATTTCTTTCCCACCTATTGTGAGTAGCCTATTAAATCTTGAAATATTTTTATCAATAATATTAACATTAATATTATCGTAACCTAGATCAATTATTGCAATAGTCTGATCTTGATTTTGGGGTTGACTATTGATATTAAAATTATTTTCAAAAAGCTTTGCTATCCCATTAAAGTGTACATCCAAAGCAATTGGTTCTAATTCTAAAGCATTCGCTAATTCTAAATAGGTTTTAACAATTACTTTAGGAAGTGCGGCAACCACAATCTTAGACTTTTTAACTCCATCTTCTTCAAAGTCTTCTAGCTTTCTAGACTGTATTACATACTCACTTAGATCGGTAGGAAAGTGTTGTTGTACTTCGAAAAATAATATTTGTTCTAATTCTTCATTTTTAGCATATGGCAGAGATAATTCTCTAGTTATAATAGCAGTGCTATCTAAAGTAAATATTACTTTTTTAGATTTTATCTTTATATTATTGATACATTCCTTAATCGCAGATTTTACTTTATTTAAATCTATAACTTGTCCATCATTTATAGAGTTTGAAGGAGTAGTTAAAGAGTCTATATGTAAGATATCCACCTTGTTACCTTTGTAACTACCTACAACTAATTTTGTTGTATATGCTCCAATATCGATTGATATTACATTTTTATTAAACATTACACTTTCTCACCTCATTTTCTTTTAATAAACAACAAATGTCATAATATAATAACTTATTATATCATTCCCATAAAATAGTGTTATTAGAGTTGCCAATACAATAAATGGTCCAAAGGGAATCATATCCTTTACATCCTTAAACTTAAGTAAAATAAGTATAATGGAAATAAAACCTCCAAGTATAAATGATTGAAATAAGTTAAGCAGAGTAAATTTCCATCCTAACCAAAATCCTAGCATAGCCATAAGTTTTATATCTCCTCCACCCATTGCTCCTTTAGTAACAACAGCGATTAGTAACAAAAAGCCTCCTCCAACTAAAAATCCAAACAAATATTGAAGAAAGTTTAAAAGGCTACTAAAATTGATAGTATGAAAAATAAACCCACAAACGAATCCGAATATATTTATAGTATCAGGAATAACTTGGTGATAATAATCTATAATACCTACAACAATCAATATGCTACATAAAATTGAGTATGCTAAAAACTCTAGAGTAAGTCCAAATTTTAGATATACCCATAAATAAAGTAACCCATTAAGCAGCTCAATTAAAGGATATTGATAAGATATTTTTTCACCACAGTATCTACACTTGCCCTTTATAAATAAAAAACTACATACAGGAACTAGGTCCAAGGCCCTTAAACTAGTATTACACTTCGAACAATGGGAGGGTGGAAATGCTATAGACTCTTTTAATGGTATTCTATAAATACAAACATTTAGAAAGGATCCTATTATAGTGCCTAGCAATAAGGTTACAATACGCATATACTCCTCCCCCTATACCATTTATATTTTTAAAATCTTCATATATAGCACTACTTATTATTCTCTATAAGTACAAACTTAATTTAAATCTAAATTTAAACTGGTATCTAGTTAAAAAGGTAAATCTTCTGTATTAAAAGATTTGAAAATTATGGGAGATGAACTTCCTAAAACAACTTCTTCAGCTATTATTATTCCTGAGAAATTGGCAGATCCGCCAGTAATGACTTTACCATTTGGAGCAAAAAGTATTCCACTTACCGAAACATTTCCAGATAAAATTATGTCTCCACTACTAACTATAACAACATCAGAATAACTGTTCCAAGTAGGAAATGAATATGTTCTACCATAATATCTCATACCATTTTGAGGGGTAGTATTGTTTGAGTAACCTTTTTCTATATACCATTCTTTATCTTTAAACTTTGGCATACTTACATTTGGAAATTGGATTTCATCTGTTTTAATAGCTGGAATATCAATCCAGTGTTGTGTATTTAAATTTTTAGTATAATATAGCTGATCGTAGACTCTAGGGTTTCCATCAAGTGTTACGTTTCCATCTATATAAGTTGTTCCTCCTATAGCAGTACTTCCAATACTTGCACTTCCTTCCATAACTAAGTTGCCTTTGATATAAAGTTCCTTTACAGAAATATTGCTATTACCTCCTAAACTTACAGTGTTGTTATTTTGTCCATTAATAATAATAGATGCATTTTCTCCGATAACACTTGCACTGCCATTTGTAAGTTTAATAGTATTTGTAAAAATTACATATTGATCCCATTTATTAGTGTCCTCATCTATAGGAAAATCAGGAATTACTTTTTTGTATCGAATTGCAACACCATCTGAATTTAAAATTTCTTTATTTTGAGGCATATTCAAAATTACAACTTCTGTTCCTAATTTATAATTAGGAGTACTATTCTCACCTAGTACATCAAATTTCAAAATATTTTTAGTACTTTTGTTAAAATCTAGTTCTTTTATTTTATCTGCAACATAATTAGATTTATCCTCGTATCTATATTTTAAGACATTGTTTTCTAAATAAATATAATGGTATTCATTATCTGTTTTTTCCATTTCAGTTATAAGCTCTGATAAGCTTAAATTAAGTATTTGGACATCTGAAGCAAATCGAGTTTCTTTTGTTATAAAATTAGTAGCTAGTCGAAGATTTTGTTGGAGACTTCCTTGGTATGACGCAAAATTGAAAGTTTTAAGCCCTAATATGCTCAAGGAATTAATTATAAGCATAAGTATTCCTAAAAATGCTAAAATTAGCAATAATTCAATAAATGTGTACCCTTTATTGTTTTTTATTAAGTTTAAATTATATAACCTACTATATTCCATTTTATTATTTGCCATACTAAATCCCCTTTTGTCAAAATAAAAATATAGTTATCATTTGTATGGTATAAAATAAAATAAGGCAATTTTTTTATTCCCATATTTTTTTTCGAATTTTACTTCTTTGCCATCAATTGAAATAGTCCTTGATATATTAGGAAAGCTTATATGTAGTGTTTTGCTTTCACCCACATCATAACTTTGATCACCTATGATGTACTCTACTTGTTTTTGTAAATCATATACAACCTGAACCTTTTCTCCTGAATAAATAATTAGTTTGTAACTATTCACATAGAGAGTAGACAATATAACAATAACTAAACCTATAACTGCTAGGGTAATTATAATTTCTACTAATGTAAATCCTTTTTGTTTATTTAATTCCTTCATTTTTTATCTCTCCACTAATTTTTATACTCTGAAAAAATTTTGTAATAATTTGTGCCCACTTTTTTTAATGTTATTATTATAGCATTAGTAATACTATCTATTTTTCCTGTAGATACAATATTGAGCTCTGATATTTCTCCAGAAATATCTATTTCTAAAATACCATTTCCAAAACTGACCGGATTCGATTTTTCTGATCTAATTAAATCTAAAACCAAGCTCTCAAACTCATCTTCATCTAAATTATTTGAACTATCAATAATATATTCTGCAATAGCTTCTGCTCCTGACTTTGCAATATAGTAGGTCTGCACTTTCTTTTGTTCCCTAGCTACCTGGCGGACCTCAGAGGTATTTAAAAATAAAAGTGTTGAACCTAAAATACCTAGAACAAGCATTATAACTAATATGAGAGAAAGTGAAGAACCATTTTGATTGTTTAGATACATGGGTATTCTCCTTGAGGATTAAAGTAATATAGCAAGAGGGCAAATTTCAGTAGAAACATGCCCTGTATTAATTATGATTTCAATAACTTTATAAGTTGTTGTATACTACATAAGAATTTTTAACTATTTTTTGGGATCCACTTTTATATCTCCATTTGATTTAATAGTAACTGTAAATCCAATTCTATTCGTTACTTGTGCTTTTAATTTAGTATCAAGTAAATCTGTCATAACTTTTTCAAGGTCATTATTATCAGAAGTAGTAATATTTGATCCTTCAAATGTTATTGGATCTTCTGTAGTATCTATAGTAATAGTGCCTTCTTCTCCAGTTACGGTTATATCTCCATTAGCAAGAGCAATCAGCACCGTATTTCTAATTACATCCATAGTAGCCTCGTCAGCTTTTTTTGCGGCTGTTTCTTTAAATCCACCAAATTTTGGAACAGCTATAGCCCCTAAAATACCTAAAATGGCAATAACAACTATTAGTTCAACCAATGTAAATCCTTTTTGATTTTTCATCCTCTTACTCAACATTCTAACCATTCTTTTCTCCCCTTTATAATTTTTTAGTTTAAATCTCTCATTATTAGATTCGCTATATTTTTTCCAGCATCACTCCCTAAAAAGTCTTCTCTTATTAATAAGGATTTCTCCCTTAGAAAGATATTGTATTTATCATGTCGAACATAGGTAAAATCATTGCTATTACAATTAAGCCTATAATAATAGCCATAATAATAATCATTAGAGGCTCAATCATCGTTGTCATTTTTTGCAATGCACTCTCCGTTTCTTCATCATAGAAATTAGCTGTTTTATCCAATATGTCATCTAATTGTCCAGAGTCCTCACCGATTTGAATCATAGAAATAACCATTGGGGGAAATACACCAATCTTTTTAATAGAATTAGTCAATGTAACTCCCATAGAAATTTCATCAATCACTTCCCTCATTCCTAATTCCACTACTCTATTACCGGATACTTTAGCGGTGCTTTCTAAGGCTTGAATTAAAGGGATACCGCTGGCTAACAAAGTTGATAGGGTTCTAGTAAAACGTGACGTTACTACTTTT contains:
- a CDS encoding PilW family protein, producing the protein MANNKMEYSRLYNLNLIKNNKGYTFIELLLILAFLGILMLIINSLSILGLKTFNFASYQGSLQQNLRLATNFITKETRFASDVQILNLSLSELITEMEKTDNEYHYIYLENNVLKYRYEDKSNYVADKIKELDFNKSTKNILKFDVLGENSTPNYKLGTEVVILNMPQNKEILNSDGVAIRYKKVIPDFPIDEDTNKWDQYVIFTNTIKLTNGSASVIGENASIIINGQNNNTVSLGGNSNISVKELYIKGNLVMEGSASIGSTAIGGTTYIDGNVTLDGNPRVYDQLYYTKNLNTQHWIDIPAIKTDEIQFPNVSMPKFKDKEWYIEKGYSNNTTPQNGMRYYGRTYSFPTWNSYSDVVIVSSGDIILSGNVSVSGILFAPNGKVITGGSANFSGIIIAEEVVLGSSSPIIFKSFNTEDLPF
- a CDS encoding PilW family protein, whose product is MKELNKQKGFTLVEIIITLAVIGLVIVILSTLYVNSYKLIIYSGEKVQVVYDLQKQVEYIIGDQSYDVGESKTLHISFPNISRTISIDGKEVKFEKKYGNKKIALFYFIPYK
- a CDS encoding prepilin peptidase, translating into MRIVTLLLGTIIGSFLNVCIYRIPLKESIAFPPSHCSKCNTSLRALDLVPVCSFLFIKGKCRYCGEKISYQYPLIELLNGLLYLWVYLKFGLTLEFLAYSILCSILIVVGIIDYYHQVIPDTINIFGFVCGFIFHTINFSSLLNFLQYLFGFLVGGGFLLLIAVVTKGAMGGGDIKLMAMLGFWLGWKFTLLNLFQSFILGGFISIILILLKFKDVKDMIPFGPFIVLATLITLFYGNDIISYYIMTFVVY
- a CDS encoding type II secretion system protein, whose product is MVRMLSKRMKNQKGFTLVELIVVIAILGILGAIAVPKFGGFKETAAKKADEATMDVIRNTVLIALANGDITVTGEEGTITIDTTEDPITFEGSNITTSDNNDLEKVMTDLLDTKLKAQVTNRIGFTVTIKSNGDIKVDPKK
- the pilM gene encoding type IV pilus assembly protein PilM; the encoded protein is MFNKNVISIDIGAYTTKLVVGSYKGNKVDILHIDSLTTPSNSINDGQVIDLNKVKSAIKECINNIKIKSKKVIFTLDSTAIITRELSLPYAKNEELEQILFFEVQQHFPTDLSEYVIQSRKLEDFEEDGVKKSKIVVAALPKVIVKTYLELANALELEPIALDVHFNGIAKLFENNFNINSQPQNQDQTIAIIDLGYDNINVNIIDKNISRFNRLLTIGGKEIDLNIANNFNFSLEEAQRIKLEQSTFKDDSTSSLYIAIEEVISGCIDNWLDEIQRIFKFYTSRSPENKVSKIYLCGGHANLKNITKYFELFFDIPTESIDDISYIYIKNNDIKNISITTFLNAIGAIIRK
- a CDS encoding PilN domain-containing protein encodes the protein MRDFNFFEPYLTKQNQLSKRQLVIYIPIFIVILALIITPIVNQLIIKRMRDQTMLVSAIVNSEELQEEMKKISNEKKQIQELEDYYKTLESIDSEMIKIDIINDLFLQTITDRVPEEMFFQNINISQNSIQITGIAKNNASIAEFEHNLRELTYFENIFISNISTNTVGYVFTISFQIKGGIDDETN